One genomic segment of Tiliqua scincoides isolate rTilSci1 chromosome 6, rTilSci1.hap2, whole genome shotgun sequence includes these proteins:
- the LOC136655473 gene encoding fibrinogen gamma chain-like, which produces MKPKFNIWLLPLLFSACTAYVPVTRDNCCILDQRFGSYCPTTCGIADFLNKYHPEVDRELQIIERLLDQISNASFSTEQLIRQIRLGHITTPTAQQNALPGYTQKSREIIDEIIRYENTVADHESTIQQLTDILVSNNNKIMQLKQKIAQLEAQCQNPCRDTVQIQDLTGRDCQDIANKGARQSGLYFIKPAKAKEQFLVYCEIDTLGNGWTVFQRRLDGSENFNKNWIQYKEGFGHLSPNDQTEFWLGNEKVHLITTQSAIPYALRIELEDWSGQKSHADYAHFRLGAEADKYRLTYAFFSGGEAGDAFDGFNFGDDPSDKIFTSHNGMQFSTPESDNDKYEGNCAEQDGSGWWMNRCHAGHLNGKYYQGGTYTEKDAGPAGYDNGIIWATWRSRWYSMKKTTMKIIPFTRLAIADGQQIGGVKQVGAGDRGDI; this is translated from the exons ATGAAACCAAAGTTCAACATCTGGCTTCTGCCTTTGCTCTTTTCAGCTTGCACTGCA TATGTTCCTGTTACCCGAGATAACTGCTGCATCTTGGATCAGCGATTT GGAAGCTATTGCCCTACCACGTGTGGCATTGCAGATTTCCTGAATAAATATCATCCCGAGGTGGATCGAGAGCTCCAAATCATTGAACGACTTCTAGATCAAATCTCAAATGCGTCATTCTCAACAGAGCAGTTGATCCGTCAGATCCGACTAGGGCACATCACAACTCCTACGGCTCAGCAAA ATGCTCTTCCAGGCTATACTCAAAAGTCTAGAGAAATCATTGATGAAATCATCAGATATGAAAACACTGTTGCAGACCATGAAAGTACAATACA GCAACTGACAGACATACTGGTATCAAACAATAACAAGATTATGCAATTAAAGCAAAAGATTGCTCAGCTCGAGGCACAATGTCAGAATCCCTGCAGGGACACTGTCCAGATACAGGACTTAACCGGAAGAG attGTCAAGATATTGCAAATAAAGGTGCCAGACAAAGTGGTCTCTATTTCATCAAGCCTGCCAAAGCCAAAGAGCAGTTTCTGGTCTATTGTGAAATTGATACTCTGGGCAACGGGTGGACAGTTTTTCAGAGG AGGCTTGATGGGAGTGAAAATTTTAACAAGAACTGGATTCAGTACAAGGAAGGTTTTGGACACCTGTCACCAAATGACCAGACAGAGTTTTGGCTGGGAAATGAGAAGGTTCATTTAATAACTACTCAGTCTGCTATTCCATATGCCTTGAGAATAGAGCTGGAGGACTGGAGTGGCCAGAAAAG ccATGCAGATTATGCCCACTTCAGACTGGGAGCTGAAGCGGATAAGTATCGCCTGACCTATGCCTTCTTTTCCGGGGGTGAAGCTGGAGATGCCTTTGATGGCTTTAATTTTGGGGATGATCCAAGCGACAAAATCTTTACCTCCCACAATGGCATGCAGTTCAGCACACCTGAAAGTGACAATGATAAATATGAAGGCAACTGTGCTGAACAGGATGGGTCCGGATGGTGGATGAACAGATGCCATGCCGGTCACCTCAATGGCAAATATTATCAAG GTGGTACTTACACTGAGAAAGATGCAGGTCCAGCTGGATATGACAATGGAATTATCTGGGCAACCTGGCGTAGTCGGTGGTATTCCATGAAGAAAACGACAATGAAAATAATTCCATTCACCAGACTTGCAATAGCAGATGGACAACAGATTGGAGGAGTGAAGCAGGTTGGAGCAGGAGACCGAGGAGACATTTAG